In a genomic window of Hyphomonas sp.:
- a CDS encoding DUF817 domain-containing protein has product MKGPVSQAAFEFVAFGIKQGWACLFGGLMLGLLLATFLWYPDGAWLTRYDFLVLGAIAIQVMMLWTGLETWEEARVILVFHVVGTIMELFKTYHGSWIYPEDSLLRIAGVPLFTGFMYAAVGSYLARVWRIFDFRFDRFPPLWMQGVLATAIYVNFFAHHWLPDIRIALFAATAMVYGPCVVWFRADTAHRPMPLVIGFGLVAIFIWFAENLGTFARAWAYPGQEHGWQMVSLSKLGSWYLLMIISFVLVAAMHGRARQAPGGPRLEDSEAARREPGRDRLPHL; this is encoded by the coding sequence GTGAAGGGGCCGGTCAGTCAGGCCGCGTTCGAATTCGTTGCCTTCGGCATCAAACAGGGCTGGGCCTGTCTTTTCGGCGGCCTGATGCTGGGCCTGCTGCTGGCGACCTTCCTCTGGTATCCGGACGGCGCCTGGCTGACCCGGTATGACTTCCTTGTCCTGGGCGCGATTGCCATTCAGGTCATGATGCTGTGGACCGGCCTGGAAACCTGGGAAGAGGCGCGGGTCATCCTGGTGTTTCATGTCGTCGGCACCATCATGGAATTGTTCAAGACCTATCATGGCAGCTGGATCTATCCGGAAGACAGCCTGTTGCGCATTGCTGGTGTGCCGCTTTTCACCGGCTTCATGTACGCCGCTGTCGGGTCGTATCTGGCGCGGGTCTGGCGCATCTTCGATTTCCGGTTTGACCGCTTCCCGCCGCTCTGGATGCAGGGCGTGCTGGCCACGGCGATCTATGTGAATTTCTTCGCGCATCACTGGCTGCCGGATATCCGGATCGCCCTGTTTGCGGCCACGGCCATGGTTTACGGGCCGTGCGTGGTCTGGTTCCGCGCCGACACCGCCCACCGGCCGATGCCGCTGGTGATCGGCTTCGGTCTGGTGGCAATCTTTATCTGGTTTGCAGAAAACCTTGGAACGTTTGCCCGCGCCTGGGCCTATCCCGGGCAAGAGCATGGCTGGCAGATGGTCTCTTTATCGAAACTCGGATCATGGTATCTGCTGATGATAATCAGTTTTGTCCTGGTGGCGGCCATGCATGGCCGGGCGCGCCAGGCACCGGGAGGGCCACGCCTTGAAGATTCAGAAGCTGCTCGTCGCGAACCGGGGCGAGATCGCCTGCCGCATCTTTGA
- a CDS encoding EF-hand domain-containing protein, with protein sequence MIRRSSFLVTAAMMTALMGHAGEMPDFSQLDLDDDGLISEDEFVSYTANAGMASEAEAKARFTKFDLNSNGTVSEEELADALAAWRGRADYSATTQASQPAR encoded by the coding sequence ATGATCAGACGCAGCAGCTTTCTCGTGACAGCCGCCATGATGACGGCCCTGATGGGTCATGCGGGTGAAATGCCCGACTTCTCGCAGCTGGATCTGGATGATGATGGCCTGATCAGCGAGGACGAATTCGTGAGCTACACTGCCAACGCGGGCATGGCCAGCGAGGCAGAGGCGAAAGCCAGGTTCACGAAATTCGACCTCAATTCGAACGGCACCGTGTCCGAGGAAGAACTGGCAGATGCCCTTGCTGCCTGGCGGGGACGGGCCGATTACAGCGCCACGACGCAGGCCAGCCAGCCGGCACGCTAG
- a CDS encoding biotin carboxylase N-terminal domain-containing protein, with protein sequence MKIQKLLVANRGEIACRIFETCRGLGIATVAVYSDADARAKHVRDADEAVHIGASPAPESYLNIAAILAAAKESGADAIHPGYGFLSENADFAEAVETAGLIWVGPSAAAIRSMGPKDEAKRIAEEAGVPVLPGYRGEGQELETLAKAAREIGFPLLIKAVAGGGGRGIRLVNKAGELKGELESAVREAESAFGDGRVMLEKLVQQPRHIEVQVFGDAHGNVVHLYERDCSLQRRRQKVIEEAPAPGMPEDVRAAMTDAAVKLAQAVGYQGAGTVEFIVDGSKPLAIDTFWFLEMNTRLQVEHPVTEMITGQDLVAWQLLVAAGDALPLKQDEIPLIGHAIEARICAEDPADGFRPGAGLILEFGLLQPVDGDTIRWDAGFETGDRVPSNYDSMIAKLIVSAPERDAAVDLLVDTLAHTQLSGVPANTGFLRRCAQSDAFRDGTHHVNWIADQGDALTHPPSEHQHASVLAVCDVRLNDEGARMPWDIRDGFRSNAMPVRKVAVAVGSDADWFDPADHDVDADTPLPFVTDLSPRRFAVTTGGDTVLVEVPDYDADVEAVLGGDSVSAPMPGKLLSLHVKAGDTVAKGDPVAVMEAMKMEHTLPAPRDGLVASVEAAPGDQVSEGDILVHLEAE encoded by the coding sequence TTGAAGATTCAGAAGCTGCTCGTCGCGAACCGGGGCGAGATCGCCTGCCGCATCTTTGAGACCTGCCGCGGGCTCGGCATCGCCACGGTCGCCGTCTATTCAGATGCCGATGCGCGCGCGAAACATGTCCGCGACGCAGATGAGGCCGTGCACATCGGCGCCTCGCCGGCGCCGGAAAGCTATCTCAACATCGCGGCGATCCTTGCCGCCGCGAAAGAGAGCGGGGCGGACGCGATCCATCCCGGCTATGGCTTCCTGTCAGAGAATGCCGATTTCGCCGAAGCGGTCGAGACAGCGGGCCTGATCTGGGTCGGCCCCTCGGCCGCTGCAATCCGCTCCATGGGCCCGAAGGATGAGGCCAAGCGCATTGCCGAGGAGGCCGGCGTGCCCGTCCTGCCCGGCTATCGCGGGGAAGGGCAGGAGCTGGAAACGCTTGCCAAGGCGGCCAGGGAGATCGGTTTCCCGCTGCTGATCAAGGCCGTGGCCGGGGGCGGCGGACGCGGCATCCGCCTGGTCAACAAGGCTGGCGAATTGAAAGGCGAACTGGAAAGCGCGGTACGTGAGGCTGAAAGCGCTTTCGGCGACGGCCGCGTCATGCTGGAAAAACTGGTCCAGCAGCCGCGTCACATCGAAGTGCAGGTCTTCGGCGACGCGCATGGCAATGTGGTTCACCTGTATGAGCGCGATTGTTCGCTGCAGCGCCGCCGCCAGAAAGTAATCGAGGAAGCGCCCGCGCCCGGCATGCCGGAAGATGTGCGTGCCGCGATGACAGATGCGGCCGTGAAACTGGCGCAGGCGGTCGGCTATCAGGGCGCCGGCACCGTCGAATTCATCGTGGACGGATCGAAGCCTCTGGCGATCGACACATTCTGGTTCCTTGAGATGAATACGCGCCTGCAGGTGGAGCATCCCGTCACGGAGATGATCACGGGGCAGGACCTGGTCGCGTGGCAATTGTTGGTCGCCGCCGGCGATGCCCTGCCGCTGAAACAGGACGAGATCCCGCTGATCGGCCATGCGATCGAGGCGCGGATCTGCGCCGAGGACCCGGCCGACGGGTTCCGTCCGGGGGCTGGCCTGATCCTGGAATTCGGACTGTTGCAGCCGGTCGACGGGGATACCATCCGCTGGGATGCCGGGTTCGAGACGGGCGACCGGGTGCCGTCAAATTATGATTCCATGATCGCCAAACTGATCGTGTCTGCGCCGGAGCGGGACGCAGCGGTCGACCTTCTGGTCGACACGCTGGCGCATACGCAATTGTCCGGTGTGCCTGCCAATACCGGCTTTCTGCGCCGCTGTGCCCAGTCGGATGCCTTCCGGGATGGCACGCATCATGTGAACTGGATTGCCGATCAGGGCGACGCGCTGACCCATCCGCCTTCGGAGCATCAGCACGCCTCCGTCCTGGCGGTCTGCGATGTCCGGCTGAATGATGAGGGCGCACGCATGCCGTGGGATATCCGGGACGGGTTCCGGTCCAATGCGATGCCTGTGCGCAAGGTTGCCGTTGCCGTCGGCAGCGATGCTGACTGGTTCGACCCGGCAGACCATGATGTGGACGCCGACACACCCCTGCCGTTCGTGACCGACCTGTCGCCGCGACGCTTTGCGGTGACCACGGGGGGCGACACGGTGCTGGTCGAGGTGCCGGACTATGATGCCGATGTCGAAGCGGTGCTGGGCGGGGACTCGGTCAGCGCGCCGATGCCGGGCAAGCTGCTGTCCCTTCATGTGAAGGCCGGCGATACCGTTGCCAAGGGCGACCCGGTCGCCGTGATGGAGGCGATGAAGATGGAGCACACGCTGCCCGCGCCGCGCGACGGCTTGGTTGCCTCGGTCGAGGCCGCCCCCGGGGACCAGGTTTCCGAAGGGGACATTCTGGTTCATCTGGAGGCAGAATAA
- a CDS encoding acyltransferase has translation MAPAHPSAANRFDFIRLVLAMAVFAYHAVVLSALAPMSGLERIWGQFAELAIQGFFIVSGALVAGSLARSQSLADYAGKRVRRLYPAYAAVILVPALISLLMGGQGRGVAEYVTANLVFLNFLSPDLPGLFEGNRFTEVNGALWTLKIEVMFYLCLPVIGWALRMAGRARWALLLGLYAAGEAWRLGLPVLLDHPMAPLLARQLPGQMAFFASGIALWQVWELARSRPLLFGAGGLLLAAVSFVHPWLEPLRAAGLAGLIICIAFLPGPALNAARWGDISYGVYITHFPILQALAWLGVFAMAGHAAGFALSALLVIAASFALWHLVERPALRPSSHYRKVADKTEQD, from the coding sequence ATGGCTCCAGCGCACCCGTCAGCGGCGAACCGGTTCGATTTCATCCGCCTGGTGCTGGCCATGGCGGTGTTTGCCTATCATGCGGTTGTGCTGTCGGCGCTCGCGCCGATGAGCGGTCTCGAGCGTATCTGGGGACAATTTGCCGAACTTGCCATTCAGGGCTTCTTCATCGTCTCCGGCGCGCTGGTGGCCGGCTCGCTCGCACGGTCGCAAAGCCTCGCCGATTATGCCGGCAAGCGCGTGCGGCGGCTCTACCCGGCCTATGCGGCCGTGATCCTGGTGCCGGCACTGATCAGCCTGCTGATGGGCGGGCAGGGGCGCGGCGTCGCCGAATATGTGACCGCCAATCTGGTCTTCCTGAATTTCCTGTCGCCAGACTTGCCCGGCCTGTTCGAGGGCAACCGGTTCACCGAGGTCAATGGCGCGCTGTGGACGCTGAAGATCGAGGTCATGTTCTATCTCTGCCTGCCGGTGATCGGCTGGGCGCTCCGCATGGCCGGGCGGGCGCGCTGGGCGCTTCTGCTCGGCCTGTATGCGGCAGGGGAGGCGTGGCGCCTCGGCTTGCCGGTCCTGCTGGACCATCCAATGGCCCCGCTGCTGGCGCGGCAGCTGCCCGGCCAGATGGCCTTCTTCGCCAGCGGTATCGCGCTCTGGCAGGTCTGGGAACTCGCCCGGTCCAGGCCGCTCCTGTTTGGCGCAGGGGGCCTGTTGCTGGCCGCGGTGTCATTCGTGCATCCCTGGCTTGAGCCCTTGCGCGCTGCGGGACTGGCCGGGCTCATCATCTGCATCGCCTTCCTGCCGGGCCCGGCGCTGAACGCCGCCCGCTGGGGCGATATCAGCTATGGCGTCTACATCACCCATTTCCCGATCCTGCAGGCGCTGGCCTGGCTCGGCGTGTTTGCAATGGCTGGCCATGCGGCCGGATTTGCGCTCTCGGCGCTGCTGGTGATCGCCGCCAGCTTTGCGCTGTGGCATCTTGTCGAGCGGCCCGCCTTGCGCCCGTCCAGCCACTACCGCAAGGTGGCGGACAAGACTGAACAGGACTGA
- a CDS encoding enoyl-CoA hydratase-related protein — MRDSEYDLITLEATQEGLAVVTLNRPDVHNAFNAELIAELTDAFHAIADQPTIRMMILRGAGKSFSAGADLNWMKLAATHTRDDNERDAMNLAEMLRTLYEMPQMTLALVQGAAMGGGAGLVAACDVAVAMAGTKFRFSEVRLGLTPATISPFVIEAIGPRWAKALFTTAETFDAAYAEKIGLVQYVVETDAEMTQMEEHLANLVFAAAPGAVADCKALVRDVSGVFIDRELSQDTSKRIAARRVSDEGKEGIAAFLEKRPPSWGK, encoded by the coding sequence ATGCGCGATTCCGAATACGATCTCATCACGCTCGAAGCGACGCAGGAGGGCCTTGCGGTCGTCACCCTCAACCGGCCCGATGTGCACAATGCCTTCAATGCCGAGCTGATCGCCGAGCTGACCGATGCCTTCCATGCCATCGCCGACCAACCCACCATCCGGATGATGATCCTGCGCGGGGCGGGCAAGAGCTTTTCCGCCGGCGCCGACCTCAACTGGATGAAACTGGCCGCCACGCATACCCGTGATGACAATGAGCGGGACGCGATGAACCTCGCTGAAATGCTGCGAACCCTTTATGAAATGCCCCAGATGACGCTGGCGCTGGTTCAGGGCGCGGCCATGGGCGGCGGGGCCGGCCTTGTCGCGGCCTGTGATGTCGCGGTCGCCATGGCCGGCACGAAGTTCCGTTTTTCCGAAGTCCGCCTCGGCCTGACCCCCGCCACGATCAGCCCCTTCGTGATCGAGGCAATCGGCCCGCGCTGGGCAAAGGCCCTGTTCACCACGGCCGAAACCTTCGATGCCGCCTATGCCGAGAAGATCGGTCTGGTCCAGTATGTCGTCGAGACCGATGCGGAGATGACGCAGATGGAGGAACACCTGGCCAATCTGGTCTTCGCCGCCGCGCCCGGCGCCGTGGCGGACTGCAAGGCGCTGGTGCGGGACGTGTCTGGCGTCTTCATCGACCGGGAGCTGAGCCAGGATACCTCGAAGCGCATCGCCGCCCGCCGCGTTTCGGACGAGGGCAAGGAAGGCATTGCCGCCTTTCTGGAAAAGCGCCCGCCCAGTTGGGGGAAATAG
- a CDS encoding NAD(P)H-dependent oxidoreductase, which yields MPRKICIIDGHPDPDPNHLIHALSDAYEAGAREEGHAVSRINVGEMDLQFLTSQAEFDAPPPEPVLSEREKIADADHVFIAFPLWLGGMPARLKAFFEQSARAGFFLKPGESDHPWPEKMMKGKSARIVVTMGMPDLIYRFGMDAGALKALERGVLGLSGFGPMHHTIIGSVGALTSSKIESWLTFMKEIGGEAA from the coding sequence ATGCCCAGGAAGATCTGCATCATTGACGGCCATCCGGACCCGGACCCGAACCATCTGATCCACGCCTTGAGTGACGCCTATGAGGCCGGGGCGCGGGAAGAGGGGCATGCCGTTTCCCGTATCAATGTCGGCGAGATGGATCTGCAATTCCTCACATCGCAGGCGGAATTCGATGCGCCGCCGCCGGAACCCGTGCTGAGCGAGCGGGAGAAAATCGCCGACGCCGATCATGTCTTCATCGCCTTTCCACTCTGGCTCGGCGGCATGCCTGCCAGGCTGAAGGCCTTTTTCGAACAATCCGCCCGGGCAGGCTTTTTCCTGAAGCCGGGCGAGTCCGATCATCCCTGGCCGGAAAAGATGATGAAGGGCAAGTCCGCCCGCATCGTCGTCACCATGGGCATGCCGGATCTGATCTACCGGTTCGGCATGGACGCCGGGGCGCTGAAGGCGCTGGAGCGCGGCGTGCTGGGCCTGTCCGGGTTCGGGCCGATGCACCACACCATCATCGGCAGTGTGGGGGCCCTGACCTCATCCAAGATCGAGTCCTGGTTGACTTTCATGAAGGAGATTGGCGGGGAGGCCGCCTGA